Genomic DNA from Epinephelus moara isolate mb chromosome 24, YSFRI_EMoa_1.0, whole genome shotgun sequence:
CAGCTCAGAGTAAGGGACCTCAAATTAAAGGTCCTGCTCAATCACATGCTCAGAGTAAGGGCCCCGTTCAGTCTGCAAACCAAATAAAGCCCCAGAGCCAGGCCAAAGGGCCAACTCAGACAAAGGGATCCGCTCAGCCCTCTGCTCAGACTAAGGGCCCTTCTCATCCTCCTGGGACCAAGGCCGCCCCTGGTAAAGCTGCACCCAACCAGGCCAAGGCCTCTCCTACCCCATCAAAGACAGCACCCACCCAGTCTAAACCCACAGGTAACAACCAGGTCCGCAAACAGCTGCAGAGCCAGGAGAAGACTAAGGTCACATCTAAGTCTCTAAAAGAAGACGTCAAGGCCTCGCCAAAGAAGGCCTTGTCAGAGACTGTCACTTCACCAAAAGACACAAAGATATCTGAAGATACACAGAAGTCAAGACACCATGAAGTGAGCTACCTGCAACTTCTTCGCCTTCACCTGTTACTCTTGAGtcaccatttttattttttgctccaTTCGAATAATTGTAACCATTTTTTCAGTCTCACCATCTTCAGTTCATAATTCTTTTAATCATTCATTccacatcattatcattatcttcGCCTTATTATTATCTCTGTCTCCTTTTTTAAATTCTACTTCTGGTTATTATAGTTTTTGATTTGTTCTCTATGTTTTTATTGCTCCAATCCaaactcttctttttcttcttcttcatcttttacttcttcatcatcatcagttcCATCATTCCACTGCTATCATTGCTACATCTTATTATACTTGTGCTATTATCGCTAATGTAATAATAGTTATAATGTAAGTTTTCCATCATATCACGCCCTTTAGTGAAACAATTTACTGTCAGTATACatttcttcatcatcattataatatccctgtcatcatcatcatcttcaccattgtcatcctcatcatcatcataccATCGTCATCCTTATCATGATCACCATTGTCATCATCATTGTGgccgtcatcatcatcactgtctcACTGTCCATTCCTCATCTTCAGCTTGTTGCCCCATTCCTCCGCCTGGTTTTGTacactttaattttatttgtatcaAACGCAAGCTTTTTGTTCACTGTGACACTTCGTGACGATACTTTAAGCATTCTAAGCATGTTCGTTATTCTTCAACGGTTCGAAGAATGCAACGGAGAATGCGTCAGAGATGGCGATCAAGCATGTAACCAGATGACATTTGTCTGTAGATGTTTGTATGTTCAACTGTCTGTTATATTCACTCTGTGTCAGTGTATTTATCCATCTGTGCGTACATAACTTTGAAAGGCAAACTCAACCCAAATCAAAAGAATATGATTAATACCTTCAGTGAAGTGCAAAATAAGATAACAGTCACGAACGAGTCGAAGTATAAGCACGATTCTGTGCTTTCttatatgaaaaaaatgtaagaaGTTGAGGCCTTTTTTTCCTTGATAACAAATGTATAAATGATGTAAAATCAAATTCTGAAAATCCAAACTAAGTATTTGGGTTGATTTTAGCCTAAAGTTTTACTGTATCTGATTGTTTGATTAAGGGTTTGTTCTTTCCGATGTAATTATCCTCTAATATCTGAGTATTAGAGAGTGTTTCAACTGTATTAGGTGCAGTGCATTAATTTTACTCCCTCTCTTAAAatgctcataaaaatgtcactgcTGATGAGTTTGATGAAATAGTGGGATACAAGGTGTGCACTGAGGCTTGTAATAGACCACGCAATGAGTTCATTTAGGAAAAAATTATGCCTTTCTTGCTTCTgacctctcttcttctctttctttcttttttcaggaTTTCAACAAATCAAGCACACACAGTCTAAGTGACACTGGATACTCGTCAGATGGGATCTCCAGCTCTCATGGGGAGATTACAGGGCAGATCCGAGAAGAAGGGATCAAGCTCAGTGAAAGAGGCGCTTCCATCCCCTCAGAAATCACCAAGCTAGAGAGCTCCATGAAGCCTCTGCTAGAGTCAAAGACGACATCAGACCAGAAGCACAGGCCGCATTCACTGTCAGTAGGACAGGGCCGGGACTACAGTCCTGATGATGATGCAGCAAGGGATGAATCAGAGGATGATCTCAGTTGTAAGCTTCGCCATGATTACGTGGAAGACAGCAGTGAAAGTGGTCTGTCACCATTGCCAGTAAGACAGAAGAAGTCACATAAAGATTTAACAGATGAGGAATTCATGAGGAGGCAAATTATGGAGATGAGTGCAGACGAAGATGAGATGGAGGAACATGGAAGCCAGAAGGCTAAAAGGGGACATAAAGCCAGTGGGGATTTGAGCAAAGAGAGACGACGACTCGCTCATCATTCTAGTAGTTTTGAGGATGACACCAAGGCATCAGAGGCAAATGAAGAAGACGACGTTGTAATGGCTGGAGGCCTTCGGCGTTTTAAGACTATTGAGCTCAATAACACCAACAGCTACAACCGAGACATGGAGCTCAGTACTGAGCATGACCTACGAGAACCAGAGCTGGAGATGGAGAGTCTGACTGGTTCTCCAGAGGAGCGGTCCAAGGGAGAATATTCATCCACCCTACCTGCCACCACTCCCAGCTACACCTCTGGGACATCCCCTACATCTGTGTCATCCATGGAGGACGACAGTGACAGCAGCCCCAGTCGTAGGGCAAGACTAGAAGAGGCAAAACAGCAGAGGAAGGCTCGACATCGATCCCATGGGCCACTGCTGCCCACTATCGAGGACTCATCTGAGGAGGATGAgctcagagaggaggaagaactGCTTAGAGAACAGGAGCAGATGAGAGATCTGGAGCAACAGAGGATCAGAAGTACTGCTCGAAAAACAAAGAGGGATAAGGAGGAGCTACGGGCACAGAGACGCAGGGAAAGATCCAAAACTCCCCCCAGTAATCTCTCTCCTATTGAAGACGCATCGCCAACAGAAGAGCTGAGACAGGCTGCAGAGATGGAGGAGCTTCACAGATCATCGTGCTCTGAATACTCACCATCAATGGACTCAGAGGCAGAGGGCTTTGAGATGATTGGTGGAAAGCTTTATAAATCAGGAAATGAATACAACCTTCCAACTTTCACATCACTCTATTCCCCTACAGAAAAGACATCAGCAATGTCACCATCTGATAAAACACTAAAAAGTGCAGAGGAGGTCTATGAGGAGATGATGAAGAAAGCACAGCTCATGCAGAGGCAAGGACATGCAGTTAATCAGCAGAAAGGAGCCTCTCAGCCTGAGAGTAAACATCATCTTGAAGCAGGAACTGTCCTAACACCCGGCTCAAGCCCAACACAAGTTACTGCACCAGTATCCTTCTCTACAACAGGGAGTGATCCAAGAATTGCAGCACAACATTTatcaaaagaaacacaaaataggATGATGACACAGAGTGCCAAAATTGAAGGTGTTGTAGGAGTTGCCCCGACCAAAACCCAGACTGCCACAACTCGACAGGCAGGTAGCACGGTGCCTGCTAGCAACAGAGCAGGCTCCCAGAGGGCAACACAAGCAGCACCTGACCCTGGAGCATCCTCATTGTCCTCCAAAGTTTTCTCCCTTTTCAAAGGTCCTAGCCCCCCGGTCTCCCCAAGTGCTTCTCCAGCACAAAGCCCAACACATTCGCCATCCGTGAGACCCACTGGTGGCAGTGGCAGACAGCTGCCATCTTTGCCCGGTGGTCCTACATCGGCCGCAACATCCCATGGAGCTCAGGCACCTCAAAGGGCAGTTTCACCACGTCTTGCGCGACAACAGTCATCTCAAGAATCACCAGTGATGGTGATAACACTAGGCTCTGAAACAACTAGTCCTGCCAAGCCACTCACTGTAAATTCTTCCACTTCCCCTTTGTCATCGCCAACACAGGGCAGTTGTAAAACCTTGTATAGCTCCCAGCCCCTTTCGACAAGTTCTCCAACATCACCGCAAATGCATCCTTCACAACAGTCTCCAAAACATTCTTCACAGAtggctcaaaaagttgaaaaagtaagtgTTGGTATTAGCACTGTGACAACAACTACGCATAGTCGTGGATCTATGGAAAACATATCTCTATGTAAAATCTCAAATATACCAGGCTCTTCAATAGTTGTGGCTCAGGGTGGGTCAAGCACTAATGTGGTGGATCTGAGAACCCCAATGAGGCCCGCTCCAATTATAATTACAGACCAGGGGATGGACCTAACATCCCTTGCTTCTGATGCAAGAAGATACTCTTTAGGATCAGAGCAGCCATCTGGTCGACATACAGCAGTGCAGCCTCTTATTATGAACCTGAATGCACAAGAGCAACCGCATATATCTGTATCAACACCGACCACAGTTAGTGTCACAGTTACAGGTTCTATGTTCATGTCCCAACCTAAGCAGCCAGTAGTGTATGGAGATCCTTTGCAGAATCGTGTCGATTTGGGGCAGGGTGTTGGAGCAGCCGTGTGTTTGACACAGACCAAGCCAGCAATTACTGACCCATCTATTCCCAAAATTGATGCTTGCCTGGAGAACCTGGGtatacagcagcagcaactgcAGTTACAGCAACAGAAgctcctgcagcagcaacagcttcTTGAGCAGCAACTCCAGCAGCACCAACAGCAATCCTCTTTTGCTCGTTACAATTTAGCTAATCAGGTCCAGCCGCTGCTGATGAAAAAAGACCTCGTAGTGAGTCAGGCAAGCAGTGCCCAGCCTGCAGTGACTGCTAGTGCCATTCCTAGACTATCTCCCCTGGCTCCACCGTCAGTGTCTGGGGGTCCTGCATCTAATGCTCCCCATGAAGTCTATGGTGGAGTTGCCTTAGAGCtgaaaaacaagccaacagtaATGAACTTGTCCACTGGTAAACCCCATGTTATGATGGTGCAAATGGATGAAAGTAACACATCACAGGGGGGCACAGTGACTCAACTGGTAAAGCGAGAGgaacctcctccccctcctcaggTCTTGGATCTAACGGGACAGATCAAACCAGAAAACCAGGTGGCTTGTTGTGATGTTGTTTACAAATTGCCCTTTGCTGGTTCCTGTTCAGGGTCATTCACTCAGAAGCCTACAACAGTATCCTCAGATAAAAACCCCACCACTGAAGCCTCTCAAGCAGCCCACCCACCCTATCCCTACAATGTCAgccaacaacagcaacaacaacaacaacaacaacaacaacaacaacaacaacaacaccagccTCAAGGAACACAAGGAGTGACTGAGGAACATAAACCATATCAACCACCCATAGTTCCCTCAGGAAGAATTCAGCCATCTATGTCTGATACTAATCTGCCCTCCATGACTGATGCCAGTCACTATCAGAGTAATGTCCAGGGGGGTCTGGCAGTTGATCTTAGCAGCATGAATCAGGCTTATGATGGTGGATACCTTGGCATTGGAGCACAGTATGGATCTTACACAGACCTGCGTCACCAAGGAGATTTTGCAAGTCCTTCATTACCCCTTCGCCGATATGGCTCAATGTCAAATATCAATTCTGACTATGCCTACGGTTCACGTGACTTAACTGCACCACAGGACTCCAATCTGGCTCAGTACAGTGCAACCACTGCCAGGGAGATCAGTCGCATGTGTGCAGCTCTTAACTCTGTGGACCAGTTTGGGAGCCGGTATGGAAATAATCCTGAACTGGTGCCATATGGGGCTGGAAGGGGTGGACCTTTAGCTAGACTAAACCTCCAGCAAAGCTTAGCATCAATAAGAGCAAACTTACTGTATGGCCCAGATGGAAGACCAACAGCAAATGGCCAAACCCTAACAAACCTAATAAATGCTAGACAAGCAAGTATACGCGCCTTGTACCCTGCTGCTATGAGAGGAGGTGATGGCATGATATACTCCACCATTAACACACCGATAGCCTCCACCTTGCCAATTACCACCCAGCCTTCCTCTGTCCTGCGTCCCATGCCTAGAGGAATTTACAGACCGTACCCTACAGGTGTAACTGCTGTACCATTGGCTAGTCTTACCAGGTTGCCTCAAGTGACTCCTAGAATGCCTCTGTCCATACAGGGACCATATTCCTACCCTCCTCCAAACCAGTATCCTACTTCAGCCACACCATCAGGAAGTGTGCCTGATGCAAGCAGCACCCACCAGGACACTCCCGTTTACCTCGGAAAGCCTTTGACAACAGTTGCTGCACAAACAGCTGCAACCATTCCACCTACACAACCTACAGCACACTTAGGAGCACAAAATGTACCAGCAACTGGGATGCAAACTATGGCAGATCAACAGACAGACCGCACTCAACTTACCTCACAGAGTGTTATGTCCCTATCTCAAGCTCAAGGCCAACCTCCAACCGTCCAGCCAGTGCAGGCTCAAATGCAGTCACACCAGTTGCCTGCTCAAACTGAACCTTTATCTCTGACTCAGACCCAACCTCAAGTTCAACCCATTAGTCAACCTCAACCATTAGTTCTGCCACAGGGTCAGCCGCAAGTGACACCTCATGGCACTGCCCTAGCACCAGGTACCAAACTTTCTCCTCCTGCGGATGCCCAGAAAAGTAAGGAAGATGAGAGACTGAGTCAGCAACAAGAGCATGTGCTGCAGCTAGAGCGAGAGCGTGTTGAATTGGAGAAATTACGCCAGCTGCGTCTACAGGAGGAGCTTGAAAGAGATCGTATGGAGCTTCAGcgtcacagagaaaaagaacaactaaTTGTCCAGCGTGAGATACAAGAGCTGCAGACAATCAAACAGCAAGTCCTTCACCAACAGCAGGCAGAGCGGGAGACACAGCTTATAATGCAAAGGGAACAACTGGCTCAGCAGAGAATGCAGCTTGAACAAATCCAGTCTCTACAGCAACAGTTACAGCAGCAGTTGGAGGAGCAGAAAAGGCAAAAGACAGCTGCAGTAGAGGCAGCAGCTGCtgttgcagcagcagaagcTGCCGCTGCatcagcagcggcagcagcagcagcaacgtCAGCCCAGGGTGCTATACAAGGGGTAGTTGTTGGAGGGGCCCCTCAAGGGTTCATTATTTGTGACCAGAGTGGTCGAGTTATTCAACAAGATGGCCAGAGTGTTCAGTTTTGGCAGGATGGACAAGTTGTCCAAGCTGTGGTGGCTGCTCGGCCTATTCATAGTTCTGCTTCTGAAATGTCTTTGAGAAGCACAGACAAAATGGCAGATTCCAAGATCATGAAAAAGCAGAACTCGATGCCTCGGCTGAGGGATGGCTCAGAGGAGGACTCTGTGAAGAGGATTACAGACAGCTGTGTGCAAACTGATGATGAAGATGGTGAAGACAGATTCATGAACAGGCGTAGGAGAACGAGGCGTATTGCGGACTGCAGTGTGCAGACAGATGAGGAGGACCAAGGAGAATGGGACCAGCAACCAGTGAGACGCAGGCGATCACGTGTGTCCAAGCACTCCGAGTCCAGTGGTGAGGCTAAATCAGAGTCATCTAAAGTGGCATCTACAAGTATAGCTATTCAGACCACAAATGATTCGTCATGCCAAACAGAGCCCGACCAACTAGGCAGGATTTCACCTGCAATCCACATAACCATGGCGGAGACCTCAAAGGTTGACCTATTACATTACATAGCGGCTCCTGAAAGGACCCATAAAGGAGAGAGTCTGGCCTGCCAGACAGAACCAGAGTCTCAGTCTCAGGGTGTGGTCGTCCCTCAACTGAGCGTCCCTACAACTATTAGTCCATACTCCACAAGTCTGCATATAGTCGGTGCAAACACATCTGACCCAACCTCTCCTAGGCTCCAAGGAGTTGCCAAGTTTGAGAGGAGGAAACCAG
This window encodes:
- the bsnb gene encoding protein bassoon isoform X1, with the protein product MGNEASMEGEGQAGQPGPAVPAAGAPASISAPPDSGQLIKPSNGAPAGGSGAAPGPGINRPPPSDPGPKAGVQSGHGTGDRLASHDTPQHATPQGEQGQGHVARKSLHVDVGSSRTGRSPSVSPDRGSVPTSPYSVPQIAPMPSSKLCPVCKTTDLMGTGDDKPNFNTCTQCCSMVCNQCGFNPNPHLTEVQEWLCLNCQMQRALGMDMTTPRSKSQQQIHSPSHTAKPELKPDASTQPASQTHPPPQTQPPAQAHPPAQAHPPAQAHPPAQAHPPAQAHPPAQAHPPAQAHPAPGPTKQTGPAGPGQQQAKLPPGAVALPGMAKAPSQPDLSRNSPAHQPQHPRQDQTRSAGSSPSRQPPPPEQTFGKLFGFGASLLNQASTLISETTQPQQQPPKTAPKPGGPPGPGPGAGKPSGPQPAQQGPRGPAQQQQQHAPPDSSKPKACCPLCKTSLNIGNTAEQPNYNTCTQCHQQVCNMCGFNPTPHLVEKKEWLCLNCQTQRALSGSLGDIPAPVAQPVGSPRPPAAANQQPPQQKGPNQLLGPRPTGPQQQQKPPGPQVSGPVSPVKHAGPAPHTKGPSQASPQTKGSAQPVSQPKGSTQPPSQTKGPTQPSAQSKGPQIKGPAQSHAQSKGPVQSANQIKPQSQAKGPTQTKGSAQPSAQTKGPSHPPGTKAAPGKAAPNQAKASPTPSKTAPTQSKPTGNNQVRKQLQSQEKTKVTSKSLKEDVKASPKKALSETVTSPKDTKISEDTQKSRHHEDFNKSSTHSLSDTGYSSDGISSSHGEITGQIREEGIKLSERGASIPSEITKLESSMKPLLESKTTSDQKHRPHSLSVGQGRDYSPDDDAARDESEDDLSCKLRHDYVEDSSESGLSPLPVRQKKSHKDLTDEEFMRRQIMEMSADEDEMEEHGSQKAKRGHKASGDLSKERRRLAHHSSSFEDDTKASEANEEDDVVMAGGLRRFKTIELNNTNSYNRDMELSTEHDLREPELEMESLTGSPEERSKGEYSSTLPATTPSYTSGTSPTSVSSMEDDSDSSPSRRARLEEAKQQRKARHRSHGPLLPTIEDSSEEDELREEEELLREQEQMRDLEQQRIRSTARKTKRDKEELRAQRRRERSKTPPSNLSPIEDASPTEELRQAAEMEELHRSSCSEYSPSMDSEAEGFEMIGGKLYKSGNEYNLPTFTSLYSPTEKTSAMSPSDKTLKSAEEVYEEMMKKAQLMQRQGHAVNQQKGASQPESKHHLEAGTVLTPGSSPTQVTAPVSFSTTGSDPRIAAQHLSKETQNRMMTQSAKIEGVVGVAPTKTQTATTRQAGSTVPASNRAGSQRATQAAPDPGASSLSSKVFSLFKGPSPPVSPSASPAQSPTHSPSVRPTGGSGRQLPSLPGGPTSAATSHGAQAPQRAVSPRLARQQSSQESPVMVITLGSETTSPAKPLTVNSSTSPLSSPTQGSCKTLYSSQPLSTSSPTSPQMHPSQQSPKHSSQMAQKVEKVSVGISTVTTTTHSRGSMENISLCKISNIPGSSIVVAQGGSSTNVVDLRTPMRPAPIIITDQGMDLTSLASDARRYSLGSEQPSGRHTAVQPLIMNLNAQEQPHISVSTPTTVSVTVTGSMFMSQPKQPVVYGDPLQNRVDLGQGVGAAVCLTQTKPAITDPSIPKIDACLENLGIQQQQLQLQQQKLLQQQQLLEQQLQQHQQQSSFARYNLANQVQPLLMKKDLVVSQASSAQPAVTASAIPRLSPLAPPSVSGGPASNAPHEVYGGVALELKNKPTVMNLSTGKPHVMMVQMDESNTSQGGTVTQLVKREEPPPPPQVLDLTGQIKPENQVACCDVVYKLPFAGSCSGSFTQKPTTVSSDKNPTTEASQAAHPPYPYNVSQQQQQQQQQQQQQQQQQHQPQGTQGVTEEHKPYQPPIVPSGRIQPSMSDTNLPSMTDASHYQSNVQGGLAVDLSSMNQAYDGGYLGIGAQYGSYTDLRHQGDFASPSLPLRRYGSMSNINSDYAYGSRDLTAPQDSNLAQYSATTAREISRMCAALNSVDQFGSRYGNNPELVPYGAGRGGPLARLNLQQSLASIRANLLYGPDGRPTANGQTLTNLINARQASIRALYPAAMRGGDGMIYSTINTPIASTLPITTQPSSVLRPMPRGIYRPYPTGVTAVPLASLTRLPQVTPRMPLSIQGPYSYPPPNQYPTSATPSGSVPDASSTHQDTPVYLGKPLTTVAAQTAATIPPTQPTAHLGAQNVPATGMQTMADQQTDRTQLTSQSVMSLSQAQGQPPTVQPVQAQMQSHQLPAQTEPLSLTQTQPQVQPISQPQPLVLPQGQPQVTPHGTALAPGTKLSPPADAQKSKEDERLSQQQEHVLQLERERVELEKLRQLRLQEELERDRMELQRHREKEQLIVQREIQELQTIKQQVLHQQQAERETQLIMQREQLAQQRMQLEQIQSLQQQLQQQLEEQKRQKTAAVEAAAAVAAAEAAAASAAAAAAATSAQGAIQGVVVGGAPQGFIICDQSGRVIQQDGQSVQFWQDGQVVQAVVAARPIHSSASEMSLRSTDKMADSKIMKKQNSMPRLRDGSEEDSVKRITDSCVQTDDEDGEDRFMNRRRRTRRIADCSVQTDEEDQGEWDQQPVRRRRSRVSKHSESSGEAKSESSKVASTSIAIQTTNDSSCQTEPDQLGRISPAIHITMAETSKVDLLHYIAAPERTHKGESLACQTEPESQSQGVVVPQLSVPTTISPYSTSLHIVGANTSDPTSPRLQGVAKFERRKPDPLEIGYQQNESPSRQPPKSPQVLYSPVSPLSPHRMLETTFASQEKLNKAHVTPQQKAFTAESPQRHQTLPRPIKSVQRSMSDPKPLSPTSEDPAKNRFSPYHQQAVSNSQKYHHGSTQHNYFMASLQQQQNSLMRKIKRTLPSPPPEETPLPIVTPAQMYSSPGMPQRVLPRPAQGVTKAGLLSELKAVEQESSKLRKQQAELEEEEKEIDAKLRYLELGITQRKETMVKERERRELAYLRCMGDARDYMSDSELNNLRLAAAAGTFDANGLLTRPSTAPLSQFTNDLNATSQYPSTSSYMSYPYPQSQPSTQQPGATYQQIGFQPPQYPSSSAPQPGTFQPHPPPGPGYQNQGTYSNRIYGQSSYQTDLGMQQHGHQGFHPPGQPMPGQSLPYPSHSSYQPGLTYQPQAEILTVHQRPRQTSLADLEQKLPTNYEVISNPAVSVATSAPDTNFGSVYSNAYGQYRPPEPGLTHSVDSPTSAYASDGLYTSNLEQNIPRNYVMIDDISELTKDNTSQPTDALGHPVGGRYRSENGPARGSGYGRPEDEPVDAYGRPTGTTGYQSTVDSRTSTTVSGGSYYYDDYKHTSRSSSGSHKLAPKNLAPAVVSSKRSKHRKQGMEQKISKFSPIEEARDVESDLASYTMTTSTGGSCTVVSRTKKLQDDGTYGMKKNAYDQQKYYGTSREGLEEEDRMYSSGRSRSTGYGMDKISSRDATGHRSKSYERDAMERSQRTSRSGRAPMRSQNSEEESPLSPVGKPVGMGRSSGIADAHDVRNQYGSSHSLPDVQDHHKKDAPRSHVYKPDDPYLVDDMHCAVSDSEAYHLGQEETDWFEKPREARSDRSRHHGGGGHSSTGRRGKHTYHDYDEPPEEYSQQDEYNQQRHSSTASRDHRHHGSSSGRHSSSRHASEDPRSSRSSRTHPKDPSVRSDGRGSSSAQRRGGPDSRSAQGSPRNSGDFSRESGHHHGTGGRSQRPQGDRTTSRRQDPSAAGPKSQQQQQQQQQQQQQQQPSQGHAGQQRSGGQGQSGRHPGSEPLDGTHQAQQQQQQSAQQQQQQQPLQHSQTPQSSQPTTTTAGAGPAQQQPKSGQAQQQGRQPGVGSAAGQPTPTAAKMDATPAAAAATGVKATTGVPPAPQPTKIATPPLTGIGSKAAPVGIGSKPVGIGSAAAGQPPAEGDNVLTKILQGGAAEQAGKLGDALSGLGKKFTSFW